A single region of the Gasterosteus aculeatus chromosome 1, fGasAcu3.hap1.1, whole genome shotgun sequence genome encodes:
- the ect2l gene encoding epithelial cell-transforming sequence 2 oncogene-like isoform X2: MEANARSTPHAGKRAQLGGTDRGTRFSSWTPLNHRAGNLQLFEERTNLVLHWFDLWTDRQRKHLLHSLFTRCTKSQLKYCKDLLMETVPVTEADFTSVLPRFLSLYVLSFLSPRDLCSAAQVSWHWRVLAEQDCLWAGRCISRGWFLPYTPVEKEYGAWKSHYVSCVSTLDWLTPREDAERYGTLNRQSTETIEEGEEEEEERRKERRIRQMIRDKLRKEKEHSMRTRKPWGSYTKPQGGGRDQTRRPNSGITSVSLPALSWPQRTLRSPSVCLSLDREQPLAATQSLQRVQTSNPHSERLSKASGALSSFTARPPLPQVTPPTLLLLISNRTPAYELVLSGVKDGVVVVLYDHRGTLPALLAQVERTLSGQRAQRLGLLAPGGTEEVHLLLGCSLSERTLLTPDHKGFWEKLGGWVAPTGEGGGIDIFCALAASASGIALMQTLSALTGLEVLAPMGFAAGSFQNILSEWSDGAVHTGLSEQQPASPARQFVCESVLQGWCRQAQWMEEALGELRDCRGPQLQSVSLQARGRALGHFLWEKISLEELCVSKDLSEALTEGLTALTTQGETRTLEFLARFLIRWSDEKEMEGEETRGGGKGENKGLEDFSFALHDSNKCVGLVLELPQMVFDWRGAAARELHHSECLYLGRLGSVLKVYQEPLTAALNSNRAILGYADIHIVLSPVTRVLELNRVYTNYLNNYTTALITIDRCRETKPLFRAFLKRADRTLATHMLSLQELLLCPAWRIQEYVTLLQVLSSHTHINHPDHTHLCSALNTLLAFREFIQKLKRNSERDSVMEETQQMIQGCPSLSEGNRQLIITQDAALLRSSDEQIPESLRTYEQVSDVGLFLFNDVLLLTRRNVRHTPFALAHRSTHTFLASVALCSLAVRGLIHTRYVRHAFVLEGPSRSWVCATERGEERERFLSVLRSAMNSALTQHK, from the exons atggaggcgaACGCGAGGTCCACCCCTCACGCGGGGAAGCGCGCGCAGCTCGGCGGGACGGACCGCGGGACCCGTTTCAGCAGCTGGACCCCCCTGAACCACAGGGCGGGCAACCTGCAG TTATTTGAAGAGAggaccaaccttgtgctgcactgGTTTGACCTGTGGACCGACAGACAGAGGAAGCACCTGTTGCACTCTCTGTTCACGCGCTGCACCAAGTCCCAGCTCAA GTACTGCAAGGACTTGCTGATGGAGACGGTGCCTGTGACTGAAGCGGACTTCACGTCTGTGCTTCCACGCTTCCTGTCCCTGTATGTGTTGTCATTTCTGTCGCCCAGGGACCTTTGCTCCGCTGCCCAAGTCAGCTGGCACTGGAGGGTCCTTGCAGAGCAG GACTGTCTCTGGGCTGGCCGCTGCATCTCAAGAGGCTGGTTCCTTCCATACACTCCAGTAGAGAAAGAGTACGGAGCGTGGAAGAGCCACTATGTCTCCTGCGTCTCCACGCTGGACTGGCTCACCCCCAGGGAGGACGCCGAGCGGTACGGGACCCTCAATCGACAAAGCACAGAGACGATagaagagggtgaggaggaggaggaggagaggaggaaggagaggaggatacGACAGATGATCAGAGACAAACTAAGAAAGGAGAAGG AACACTCTATGAGAACCAGGAAACCCTGGGGCAGCTACACTAAGCCACAAGGAGGTGGAAGGGATCAGACGCGGAGGCCCAACTCTGGAATAACGTCCGTCTCTTTGCCCGCGCTCTCCTGGCCTCAGAGGACTCTGAGGTCTCCCAGCGTCTGTCTCAGCCTGGACAGGGAACAGCCCCTTGCTGCAACCCAGAGCTTGCAGAGAGTCCAGACCTCCAATCCTCACAG TGAAAGACTCAGCAAAGCCAGCGGAGCGCTGTCCTCCTTCACCGCCAGACCTCCCCTGCCACAGGTGACCCCTCCTACCCTCTTGCTGCTGATCTCCAACAGAACTCCGGCCTACGAG TTGGTGCTGAGTGGCGTGAAGGATGGCGTGGTTGTGGTTCTGTACGACCACAGAGGGACTCTCCCAGCTTTGTTAGCCCAGGTGGAGAGGACTCTTTCTGGGCAGAGAGCTCAGAGGCTGGGCCTGCTGGCTCCAGGCGGAACGGAGGAAGTCCATCTGCTCCTTG GTTGTAGCCTCTCAGAGAGGACGCTACTGACCCCGGACCATAAAGGATTCTGGGAAAAGCTGGGTGGCTGGGTGGCACCAACTGGGGAAGGTGGAGGGATTGACATCTTCTGCGCGCTGGCTGCTTCTG cATCTGGCATTGCTCTCATGCAGACTCTCTCTGCTCTGACGGGTCTGGAGGTTCTAGCGCCGATGGGTTTTGCCGCCGGAAGTTTCCAGAACA TCCTGAGCGAGTGGTCTGACGGCGCCGTGCACACCGGACTCTCGGAGCAGCAGCCGGCCTCCCCGGCACggcagtttgtgtgtgagagcgttCTGCAGGGCTGGTGCAGACAGGCTCAGTGGATGGAGGAGGCTCTGGGGGAGCTGAGGGACTGCCGGGGGCCGCAGTTGCAGAGCGTGAGCCTCCAGGCCAGAGGCCGGGCGCTGG GTCATTTCCTTTGGGAGAAGATCTCCCTGGAGGAGCTTTGCGTGTCCAAAGATCTAAGCGAGGCTCTGACGGAGGGACTCACTGCTCTCACAACACAGGGAGAG ACAAGAACTCTGGAGTTTCTTGCCAGGTTCCTGATAAGATGGAGTGAtgagaaggagatggagggagaagagacccgtggaggaggaaagggagaaaacaaaggaTTGGAGGATTTCTCATTTGCGCTTCACGACTCAAATAAATGTGTCGGCTTGGTACTTGAGCTCccacag ATGGTGTTCGATTGGAGAGGTGCAGCTGCCAGAGAGCTCCACCACAGCGAGTGTCTTTATCTGGGGAGACTGGGCTCCGTGCTGAAG GTGTACCAGGAGCCGCTTACTGCAGCTCTCAACTCCAACAGAGCCATCCTCGGCTACGCTGACATACACATTGTCCTCAGCCCTGTCACACGAGTACTGGAGCTCAACAG GGTCTACACCAACTACCTGAACAATTACACCACTGCCCTCATCACCATCGACAGG TGCAGGGAGACGAAGCCTCTGTTTCGGGCTTTCCTGAAGAGAGCGGACAGAACTCTTGCAACACACATGCTGAG TCTGCAGGAGCTTCTGCTGTGTCCAGCCTGGAGAATTCAGGAGTATGTGACTCTGCTTCAGGTGTTGtcttcacacacgcacatcaaccaccctgaccacacacacctctgctctgCCCTCAACACCCTGCTGGCATTCAGGGAGTTTATACAGAAG TTGAAGCGCAACTCCGAGAGAGACAGCGTGATGGAGGAGACGCAGCAGATGATCCAAGGCTGCCCG agcctCAGTGAAGGAAACAGGCAGCTGATAATAACACAGGATGCTGCTTTGCTCAGAAGCTCTGATGAGCAGATTCCTGAGTCGCTCAG GACCTACGAGCAGGTGTCCGATGTGGGTCTGTTCCTGTTTAACGACGTCTTGCTGTTGACGCGGCGGAACGTGCGTCACACACCGTTTGCGCTGGCTCACCGcagcacacacaccttcctggCCTCTGTGGCGCTCTGCAGCCTGGCTGTGAGGGGGCTCATACACACTCGCT ATGTGCGCCATGCTTTTGTCCTGGAGGGTCCTTCTCGTTCTTGGGTTTGTGCCACAGAAagaggcgaggagagagagcgcTTCCTGTCCGTGCTGCGTTCGGCCATGAACTCTGCCCTGACTCAACACAAGTGA
- the ect2l gene encoding epithelial cell-transforming sequence 2 oncogene-like isoform X1, which translates to MEANARSTPHAGKRAQLGGTDRGTRFSSWTPLNHRAGNLQLFEERTNLVLHWFDLWTDRQRKHLLHSLFTRCTKSQLKYCKDLLMETVPVTEADFTSVLPRFLSLYVLSFLSPRDLCSAAQVSWHWRVLAEQDCLWAGRCISRGWFLPYTPVEKEYGAWKSHYVSCVSTLDWLTPREDAERYGTLNRQSTETIEEGEEEEEERRKERRIRQMIRDKLRKEKEHSMRTRKPWGSYTKPQGGGRDQTRRPNSGITSVSLPALSWPQRTLRSPSVCLSLDREQPLAATQSLQRVQTSNPHSERLSKASGALSSFTARPPLPQVTPPTLLLLISNRTPAYELVLSGVKDGVVVVLYDHRGTLPALLAQVERTLSGQRAQRLGLLAPGGTEEVHLLLGCSLSERTLLTPDHKGFWEKLGGWVAPTGEGGGIDIFCALAASASGIALMQTLSALTGLEVLAPMGFAAGSFQNILSEWSDGAVHTGLSEQQPASPARQFVCESVLQGWCRQAQWMEEALGELRDCRGPQLQSVSLQARGRALGHFLWEKISLEELCVSKDLSEALTEGLTALTTQGETRTLEFLARFLIRWSDEKEMEGEETRGGGKGENKGLEDFSFALHDSNKCVGLVLELPQMVFDWRGAAARELHHSECLYLGRLGSVLKVYQEPLTAALNSNRAILGYADIHIVLSPVTRVLELNRVFHADLQARLQQWGAEQCVGDVLVKLCSKLRVYTNYLNNYTTALITIDRCRETKPLFRAFLKRADRTLATHMLSLQELLLCPAWRIQEYVTLLQVLSSHTHINHPDHTHLCSALNTLLAFREFIQKLKRNSERDSVMEETQQMIQGCPSLSEGNRQLIITQDAALLRSSDEQIPESLRTYEQVSDVGLFLFNDVLLLTRRNVRHTPFALAHRSTHTFLASVALCSLAVRGLIHTRYVRHAFVLEGPSRSWVCATERGEERERFLSVLRSAMNSALTQHK; encoded by the exons atggaggcgaACGCGAGGTCCACCCCTCACGCGGGGAAGCGCGCGCAGCTCGGCGGGACGGACCGCGGGACCCGTTTCAGCAGCTGGACCCCCCTGAACCACAGGGCGGGCAACCTGCAG TTATTTGAAGAGAggaccaaccttgtgctgcactgGTTTGACCTGTGGACCGACAGACAGAGGAAGCACCTGTTGCACTCTCTGTTCACGCGCTGCACCAAGTCCCAGCTCAA GTACTGCAAGGACTTGCTGATGGAGACGGTGCCTGTGACTGAAGCGGACTTCACGTCTGTGCTTCCACGCTTCCTGTCCCTGTATGTGTTGTCATTTCTGTCGCCCAGGGACCTTTGCTCCGCTGCCCAAGTCAGCTGGCACTGGAGGGTCCTTGCAGAGCAG GACTGTCTCTGGGCTGGCCGCTGCATCTCAAGAGGCTGGTTCCTTCCATACACTCCAGTAGAGAAAGAGTACGGAGCGTGGAAGAGCCACTATGTCTCCTGCGTCTCCACGCTGGACTGGCTCACCCCCAGGGAGGACGCCGAGCGGTACGGGACCCTCAATCGACAAAGCACAGAGACGATagaagagggtgaggaggaggaggaggagaggaggaaggagaggaggatacGACAGATGATCAGAGACAAACTAAGAAAGGAGAAGG AACACTCTATGAGAACCAGGAAACCCTGGGGCAGCTACACTAAGCCACAAGGAGGTGGAAGGGATCAGACGCGGAGGCCCAACTCTGGAATAACGTCCGTCTCTTTGCCCGCGCTCTCCTGGCCTCAGAGGACTCTGAGGTCTCCCAGCGTCTGTCTCAGCCTGGACAGGGAACAGCCCCTTGCTGCAACCCAGAGCTTGCAGAGAGTCCAGACCTCCAATCCTCACAG TGAAAGACTCAGCAAAGCCAGCGGAGCGCTGTCCTCCTTCACCGCCAGACCTCCCCTGCCACAGGTGACCCCTCCTACCCTCTTGCTGCTGATCTCCAACAGAACTCCGGCCTACGAG TTGGTGCTGAGTGGCGTGAAGGATGGCGTGGTTGTGGTTCTGTACGACCACAGAGGGACTCTCCCAGCTTTGTTAGCCCAGGTGGAGAGGACTCTTTCTGGGCAGAGAGCTCAGAGGCTGGGCCTGCTGGCTCCAGGCGGAACGGAGGAAGTCCATCTGCTCCTTG GTTGTAGCCTCTCAGAGAGGACGCTACTGACCCCGGACCATAAAGGATTCTGGGAAAAGCTGGGTGGCTGGGTGGCACCAACTGGGGAAGGTGGAGGGATTGACATCTTCTGCGCGCTGGCTGCTTCTG cATCTGGCATTGCTCTCATGCAGACTCTCTCTGCTCTGACGGGTCTGGAGGTTCTAGCGCCGATGGGTTTTGCCGCCGGAAGTTTCCAGAACA TCCTGAGCGAGTGGTCTGACGGCGCCGTGCACACCGGACTCTCGGAGCAGCAGCCGGCCTCCCCGGCACggcagtttgtgtgtgagagcgttCTGCAGGGCTGGTGCAGACAGGCTCAGTGGATGGAGGAGGCTCTGGGGGAGCTGAGGGACTGCCGGGGGCCGCAGTTGCAGAGCGTGAGCCTCCAGGCCAGAGGCCGGGCGCTGG GTCATTTCCTTTGGGAGAAGATCTCCCTGGAGGAGCTTTGCGTGTCCAAAGATCTAAGCGAGGCTCTGACGGAGGGACTCACTGCTCTCACAACACAGGGAGAG ACAAGAACTCTGGAGTTTCTTGCCAGGTTCCTGATAAGATGGAGTGAtgagaaggagatggagggagaagagacccgtggaggaggaaagggagaaaacaaaggaTTGGAGGATTTCTCATTTGCGCTTCACGACTCAAATAAATGTGTCGGCTTGGTACTTGAGCTCccacag ATGGTGTTCGATTGGAGAGGTGCAGCTGCCAGAGAGCTCCACCACAGCGAGTGTCTTTATCTGGGGAGACTGGGCTCCGTGCTGAAG GTGTACCAGGAGCCGCTTACTGCAGCTCTCAACTCCAACAGAGCCATCCTCGGCTACGCTGACATACACATTGTCCTCAGCCCTGTCACACGAGTACTGGAGCTCAACAG GGTGTTTCATGCAGATTTACAGGCCCGGCTGCAGCAGTGGGGTGCAGAGCAGTGTGTTGGAGATGTGCTTGTAAAACTGTGCTCAAAACTCAGGGTCTACACCAACTACCTGAACAATTACACCACTGCCCTCATCACCATCGACAGG TGCAGGGAGACGAAGCCTCTGTTTCGGGCTTTCCTGAAGAGAGCGGACAGAACTCTTGCAACACACATGCTGAG TCTGCAGGAGCTTCTGCTGTGTCCAGCCTGGAGAATTCAGGAGTATGTGACTCTGCTTCAGGTGTTGtcttcacacacgcacatcaaccaccctgaccacacacacctctgctctgCCCTCAACACCCTGCTGGCATTCAGGGAGTTTATACAGAAG TTGAAGCGCAACTCCGAGAGAGACAGCGTGATGGAGGAGACGCAGCAGATGATCCAAGGCTGCCCG agcctCAGTGAAGGAAACAGGCAGCTGATAATAACACAGGATGCTGCTTTGCTCAGAAGCTCTGATGAGCAGATTCCTGAGTCGCTCAG GACCTACGAGCAGGTGTCCGATGTGGGTCTGTTCCTGTTTAACGACGTCTTGCTGTTGACGCGGCGGAACGTGCGTCACACACCGTTTGCGCTGGCTCACCGcagcacacacaccttcctggCCTCTGTGGCGCTCTGCAGCCTGGCTGTGAGGGGGCTCATACACACTCGCT ATGTGCGCCATGCTTTTGTCCTGGAGGGTCCTTCTCGTTCTTGGGTTTGTGCCACAGAAagaggcgaggagagagagcgcTTCCTGTCCGTGCTGCGTTCGGCCATGAACTCTGCCCTGACTCAACACAAGTGA
- the ccdc28a gene encoding coiled-coil domain-containing protein 28A yields MEERKLKRKSPRTSNNTDAPTGGSGRKNNASSGGRHVGSGHIAGARSSQRNKNRRGGRDKPRHHMGVGGRSALNQGQAAPIIQHSFLTDVSDVQEMENGLLSLLNDFHSGKLQAFDNECSIGQMEHVREMQERLARLHFDLYNEVDEMPEDQRKVASDTNMDKLLLNLEELSSSIQKLNLADSQEVPRTASV; encoded by the exons ATGGAGGAGCGTAAGCTAAAGAGAAAGAGTCCCAGGACCTCCAACAACACCGATGCCCCGACCGGTGGCTCCGGCCGGAAGAACAACGCTTCCTCCGGAGGACGGCACGTCGGCTCCGGCCACATCGCCGGGGCTCGCTCCAGCCAGAGGAACAAAAATAGGAG gggagggagagacaaacCCAGGCATCACATGGGTGTAGGTGGCAGGTCTGCTCTGAACCAGGGCCAGGCAGCACCGATCATCCAGCACTCCTTTCTGACGGATGTCTCAGATGTTCAGGAGATGGAGAACGGCCTCCTCAGTCTCCTCAACGACTTCCACTCAGGGAAACTACAAGCATTTG ACAACGAGTGCTCCATTGGCCAGATGGAGCACGTGAGAGAGATGCAGGAGAGGCTGGCACGTTTGCACTTTGACCTCTACAACGAGGTGGACGAAATGCCCGAGGACCAGAGGAAAGTAGCCTCCGACACCAACATGGACAAATTACTTCTTAAT CTTGAGGAGCTGAGTTCTTCCAT TCAGAAACTGAACCTCGCCGACTCCCAAGAGGTCCCGAGGACTGCCAGTGTGTGA